From a region of the Streptococcus ruminantium genome:
- a CDS encoding YfhO family protein — MKKLFTNQPFYYILSFIVPLTIISITLSIQGIWWGSDTTILASDSFHQYVIFNQTLRNILHGDGSLFYTFTSGLGLNFYALSSYYLGSFLSPLAFFFNLQSMPDALYLFTIVKFGLTGLSTFTSLKGIHSNLKNGWAILLATSFSLMSFATSQLEISSWLDVFILIPIILLGLHKLITGKGQIIYYISLTCLFVQNYYFGYMAAIFLTLWTLVQISWLKTGKIKTFITFTTVSILSALSSMFMLLPTYLDLKTHGETFTKIVNLKTDDSWYLDFFAKNLVGSFDTTKFGSIPMISVGLVPLILALLFFTLTKVKWTIKLSYALLFIFIIASFYFQPLNLFWQGMHAPNMFLYRYAWVLSTSLIYLAAETLVRLDQLKFKSILLIISLLFVGFLATYLFRNHYDFLKDVNFLLTLEFLVAYLILFVTIISYKSSKWINIALLAFSTLEIGLHTHYQVQGLSDEWHFPSRSNYEEKLTNIDSLVKSTKAFNNSFYRTERLLPQTGNDSMKFNYNGISQFSSIRNRASSSVLDKLGFRSDGTNLNLRYQNNTIIADSLFGIKYNLATSDPNKFGFMLHQSKDNIGIYENRFHQELAMLTEGVYKDVNFTNLTLDNQAKFLNQITGLSQKYYHSLTSISSQNTTELSDRITVNKKDDENAAQASYTLTVPANSQVYLNLPKLTLANENHKKVVITVNNQSSEFTLDNTFSFFNIGNFDTETQVQVNIYFPENNQVSFDRPQFYRLDLTAFQHAMASLKEKNVAVKTNKNNVIVDFKTEKEASLLFTLPYDKGWRATIDGQTANIQKAQNGLMKLDVKPGQTKVVMTFIPQGFHLGLLISCCASSTFIVYQLLKRKYFKNRES; from the coding sequence ATGAAAAAATTATTTACTAACCAACCCTTTTATTATATTCTATCATTCATTGTACCACTAACTATCATTTCAATCACCTTATCAATCCAGGGAATATGGTGGGGCAGCGATACAACTATATTGGCAAGCGATAGCTTTCATCAATATGTTATTTTCAACCAGACCTTGCGAAACATTTTACACGGAGACGGTTCCTTATTTTATACTTTTACAAGTGGTTTAGGGCTTAATTTTTACGCCCTCTCTTCCTACTATTTAGGATCGTTTCTATCTCCTTTGGCTTTCTTCTTTAATTTACAATCCATGCCAGATGCCCTTTATCTTTTCACTATTGTCAAGTTTGGATTGACAGGTTTGTCAACTTTTACTAGTTTAAAAGGAATTCATTCCAATCTAAAAAATGGATGGGCAATCTTACTTGCTACCAGCTTCTCCTTGATGAGTTTTGCTACAAGCCAATTGGAAATTAGTAGCTGGTTAGATGTTTTTATTCTTATCCCCATCATCCTACTTGGCCTACATAAACTAATAACAGGAAAAGGGCAAATTATTTACTACATTTCTCTGACCTGTTTATTTGTCCAAAATTACTATTTTGGTTACATGGCTGCTATTTTTCTGACACTATGGACATTAGTCCAGATTTCTTGGTTGAAGACTGGGAAAATAAAAACCTTTATCACCTTTACCACCGTGTCAATTCTATCTGCTTTAAGTAGTATGTTCATGCTGCTTCCAACTTATTTAGATTTAAAAACTCATGGAGAGACCTTTACAAAGATTGTCAATCTCAAAACTGACGACTCTTGGTACTTAGACTTTTTTGCTAAAAATTTAGTAGGTAGCTTCGATACAACAAAATTCGGATCTATACCCATGATTTCAGTAGGTCTAGTACCACTCATACTGGCGCTTCTATTCTTTACACTAACAAAAGTAAAATGGACAATCAAGCTCTCCTATGCCCTACTTTTTATCTTTATTATCGCAAGTTTTTATTTCCAACCACTCAATCTATTTTGGCAAGGTATGCATGCGCCAAATATGTTTCTCTATCGATATGCCTGGGTACTCTCAACTTCGCTTATCTATTTAGCAGCAGAGACCTTAGTACGCTTAGACCAACTAAAATTTAAATCAATTCTCTTGATAATTTCTCTACTTTTTGTAGGTTTTCTAGCAACGTACCTCTTTAGGAATCATTACGATTTTTTAAAGGATGTAAACTTCCTATTGACACTAGAATTTCTAGTAGCCTATCTCATTCTTTTTGTAACCATCATAAGCTACAAATCATCTAAATGGATTAACATAGCTCTTCTGGCTTTTAGCACCTTAGAAATTGGACTGCATACTCACTATCAAGTTCAGGGCTTATCTGATGAATGGCATTTTCCTAGTCGTTCAAACTATGAAGAAAAATTAACGAATATTGACAGTCTTGTAAAATCAACTAAAGCTTTCAATAACTCTTTCTATCGCACTGAGCGACTGTTGCCACAAACTGGTAATGACAGCATGAAATTTAATTACAATGGTATTTCTCAATTTTCGTCAATCCGAAATCGAGCTTCTAGCTCGGTATTAGACAAACTGGGCTTCCGCTCAGATGGTACCAATCTAAATCTCCGTTATCAAAATAATACTATTATTGCAGATAGTCTATTTGGAATCAAGTACAATCTAGCCACATCCGACCCAAATAAATTTGGTTTTATGCTGCATCAGAGTAAGGATAACATCGGTATCTATGAAAATCGTTTTCATCAAGAATTAGCAATGTTGACTGAAGGAGTTTACAAAGATGTAAACTTTACTAATTTAACACTTGACAATCAAGCCAAGTTTCTCAATCAAATTACAGGGCTTTCTCAAAAATACTATCACTCCCTTACTAGCATTTCCTCACAAAATACAACTGAACTTAGTGATAGAATAACAGTTAATAAGAAAGATGATGAAAATGCAGCTCAAGCCAGTTATACATTGACAGTTCCTGCAAATAGCCAAGTATATTTAAATTTACCTAAACTAACTTTAGCAAATGAGAATCATAAAAAAGTTGTCATTACTGTCAATAATCAGTCAAGTGAGTTTACACTTGATAATACCTTTTCTTTCTTTAACATAGGAAATTTTGATACTGAAACGCAGGTACAAGTGAACATTTACTTCCCAGAAAATAATCAAGTATCATTTGATAGACCACAATTTTACAGATTAGACTTGACTGCCTTTCAACACGCAATGGCAAGCCTAAAAGAGAAAAATGTAGCTGTAAAAACAAATAAAAATAATGTGATTGTTGATTTTAAAACTGAAAAAGAAGCCTCACTACTCTTTACTTTGCCTTATGATAAAGGTTGGAGAGCAACCATTGATGGTCAAACAGCTAACATTCAAAAGGCTCAGAATGGTTTGATGAAACTAGATGTAAAACCCGGTCAGACAAAGGTAGTGATGACCTTTATCCCTCAAGGATTTCATTTAGGGCTTCTTATCTCTTGTTGCGCAAGCTCCACCTTTATTGTCTATCAGTTGCTCAAACGAAAGTATTTCAAAAACCGAGAAAGTTAA
- the rlmH gene encoding 23S rRNA (pseudouridine(1915)-N(3))-methyltransferase RlmH produces MKIKLITVGKLKEKYLKDGIAEYSKRLGRFTKLELIELPDEKTPDRASQAENEQILKKESDRIMTRIGERDFVIALAIEGQQFPSEEFSKKLSDIVINGYSDIAFIIGGSLGLDLNVKKRANLLMSFGKLTLPHQLMKLVLIEQIYRAFMIQQGSPYHK; encoded by the coding sequence ATGAAAATAAAATTGATTACTGTTGGAAAATTGAAAGAAAAATATCTTAAAGATGGTATTGCAGAGTACAGCAAACGTTTGGGACGTTTCACTAAGTTGGAGTTGATTGAACTTCCAGATGAGAAAACACCAGATAGAGCTAGTCAAGCGGAAAATGAACAAATTTTGAAAAAAGAATCTGATCGAATCATGACTAGGATTGGGGAACGAGACTTTGTTATTGCTTTGGCGATAGAGGGACAGCAGTTTCCTTCTGAGGAATTTAGTAAAAAATTATCTGATATTGTGATAAATGGTTATTCAGATATAGCTTTTATTATCGGTGGCAGTCTAGGGTTAGATTTAAATGTCAAAAAAAGAGCCAATTTATTGATGAGTTTCGGAAAACTAACGCTCCCACATCAATTGATGAAATTGGTTCTCATAGAGCAAATTTATCGTGCTTTTATGATCCAACAAGGAAGCCCCTATCATAAATAG